The Cygnus atratus isolate AKBS03 ecotype Queensland, Australia chromosome 34, CAtr_DNAZoo_HiC_assembly, whole genome shotgun sequence sequence CATCTCTCACTCTCATTCCTGCCTCTCAAAGCCGGAACACTGGggcatttctctgtgtttcccCTCCCAGCCATCCTGCCCTTAGTATTCCCCTCAGACTCCCTGGGCAGTGGGATTAAAGCCAGATCTCAAACACCAGAATAGTGAGTCGTGCTCTGGAGGTGCATCTCTGGGAGGAAAGTGCCCATGCTGTTCTAGCCAATATGGCTCTGGGCACTGCAGTGCGTAGGGTTAGGAAATGAGCTGGCTCTGTTCAGGTCACTGGTTTAAAGACATCCAGTATTGTCCCTGGGGTTCTTCTGCTGGAGGATGATAAACAGCCCCTCTTTCAAACATTTCACTTCAATCAGCACACTTCAATCAGTTGAAATGACTGAACACTTCTAATACAATGTTTGAATTGCcccatggcatttttttttcttgaatgtttgttatagcaaaagaaaaaataccaatCTTCCCCTGTACTTGCATTGCCAGAACTCTGTCCCTTATGCACCGCACTTCATCTCCCTAGTCTTTCTGGTATTTCCACCTGGCTTTATGAAACAGACCGTGTTGGAAGTAACCTTTCCAGCAGACTCTCTGGACATGTGCAGTTTCCATTCTTCTCCAGATTCCCCTCCCCTTACTCTTTGATCATTCCGATACCTCTCACCTACACAGTTGGTTCTCAGAACTTGAGGGATCTCAAGCTTGcccatatttcagttttctatCTCATCATCCCTACAGCCAACTCTGTAATTGCATTTCTGTTCACCATTTCCTACCCATGTCAAACATGTCTTGTGAGGCAACTTGGATTTGGCTCACTGTTGAGGACTGTggggtttgcttgtttgttgttaAATGTTAATAACAACGACTTCAAAAACTGTGCCTGTGTGCAGCCAGTTGTCTGAGGAAAAGAGGTGGGACTTGGTGAAAAGACGCTGTAACATCCAGCTGCAGACTTCAGTGGAGAAGTCTGGTGTAAGGAAAAGTGATGCAAGTCCCAGGTGGCTGATGAGAGAagtggtggggatggggagctgagcagcaaggTTGCCCATACAGTCCAGGAcagtgcaggcaggggtgcccagggctgtggtgcagagcagggtccctgctgtgccccaggggctgtgtgccggggcagggcctctgccacctgccaggctcagcactcagcctgcccggggagctgcccagggcgcTGCGAGGagaagctgcgggtggaaggagctcccccggcagggcagggtcctgctgctggcggggGGGCTGCTGTCTGGAGCAGCCTGCTCACAGCTCCACAGCACAACCAGGATGTATCCAAGGGGACTTTTCATGAGCAAGATCAAGGCAGGGattttctgcactgtttttattttcctgctcttAAAGTAGGGAATGGCAGGAGAGTTGAATAAAGGAGCTGTCAAGTATGAGAACGTCGCTGAGACTCCTGAAATATACCTTAGAAGATAAGTATGTTTGTGAGCAGCTCCAAAAGTGCCTTCAGCCTCTCTCCTTCTTATGGACTGCGTCAACATCAACTTTGCTGTATCCGTCAGGGGTTTCTGACAGGTCCTTCTCCACCTGCAGAGGTGCACATGCATCTAGGTAGTGCCCTGCAAACAGGTAggtttctgaaaggaaaacattactGCACAGAGTTTGGCATGGGTCTGTGAgcacagagagggaaaagacaTGGACAAGGAAACAGTTTCCTAGAGTAAAACGTCCAGGAAGCGGGGACAGGATCAGGTAGAGGAAAGTAAAACCAGAAATGTTGCCAGTAAGAAAATTCATCAGAAAACtccatatttttccattcagtgCAGACTCCTTCTTCTGAGCAAGCCCCCTTGCCTCCTCTCCCACACAGAAAAGCCTCTGCCCTCACGGCTGTGGATCCAAGGCATGAAGCATGtcctctgcagccacagctccagcagagcagaggtgcaTCTCTCCAGCCATGTGCCCATTTCCCTATGTGGTGAAGAGTGGCTGAGTGCAACTGCCCAGGATTGTGGGCAATCATTCAgtgaggctggggaaggagttGACTTTCCCTTAATGAGACACTGTCATTGGGTGAGCTGTCCTGCAGGATGCAAATCTTTTCCATAGCATTTAGTGTCATCAGTGAAGAATCAGATGCTGCATGCAAGGACATGCTGTTGGGCTGGTAAAAGGAATGATAGATGTCCTTGACTAGCAGTGTGGTGCTCTGACCATGTTCAGGTTACTTGGGAGAGGGTGGACATGCAGTGGCAGGGGGTTCCTCTGCTCTCAGTAGCATCTGACTTCTTTTCAGGGTAACATGAAAGTGATCGCCCTCAGTGTCCAAAAGCTGCAAGtgccaggcagctgggcacAAACCCAGCCAGCTCCCCTCACCCTGCACAGTGAATCCCTTTGCCTCTCAGGTCTCACAGCAATTCACTCTGAGTGCAGCAGAAATGCTCAGGATTTCTGACTGCTCTTTAGGCATGATGAGGGGGAGGAAGGTGTGtagaaaataaatcctaaaaGTCCTTTTTGCCACCCATGTTCTTTTGCATTGGGACTGCAAATACtgacaaaatattctgaaaataaaatctagccCCCCAGTACATTCCTGTGTACCCACTAATTCCTTGGGAAGTGCTTCCTTGAGAGCCCATGGGCAAATGCTCCTGTTCCTCATGGAAtattgaacttcatgaaatGAAGCTCAGATCATGGAACCGAATGAATATTTCCttcatagaaagaaaatactgggGAGTATGGTAGAGGGAGAGTCTATGAGAAATGGTATAGGTTTCACTCGGAGAAGCATGTCTTATGTCGTcactgtattttccttcctgtacAGGTCCCCATACCAAGGAGGACCAAatgtccaacagcagctccatcagcgagttcctcctcctggcattcgcagacaagcaggagctgcagctcctgcacttcgcgctcttcctgggcatctacctggctgccctcctgggcaacggcctcatcctcacagccgtagcctgcgaccaccgcctccacaccgccatgtacttcttcctcctcaacctcgccctcctcgacctgggctccatctccaccactctccccaaagccatggccaattccctctgggacaccagggctaTTTCCTATTCaggatgtgctgcacaggtctttctggttgttttcttctgttcagcagagtattttcttctcactgtcaTGTCCTACGACCActacattgccatctgcaagcccctgcactatgggaccctcctgggcagcagagcttgtgcccagatggcagccgctgcctggggcagtggggttCTCTATGCTCTGCTGCACACTGCCACTACATTTtctctgcccctctgccaaggcaatgctgtggaccagttcttctgtgaaatccctcAGATCCTCAAGCTTTCCTGCTCAGATTCCTACCTCAGGGAACTTAGACTTCTCACATTTAGTGGTCTTGTGTTTGTGGGGAGTTTTGTTGTAATTGCACTGTCCTAcatgcagatcttcagggctgtgctgaggatcccctctgagcagggccaacacaaagccttttctacgtgcctccctcacctaGCTGTGGTCTCCCTGTATATTAGCACTGCCATGTTTACttacctgaagcccccctccatctcttccCCTGCCCTAAATCTGGTGATGGCAGTTATGTACTCAGTGGTGCCTCCAACAttgaaccccctcatctacagcatgaggaaccaggagctcaagGATGTCATTTGGAAAGTGTTTTCATGAATGCTTTTTAGTATTCATGAAGTTCCCGTCTCTCTTCCCAAACGACTCCCAATATATCCTGTTCcaggtttgttttgttattgtttcctgaataataattttgtagttgatattatttattgttttattatgtattttagtatttattcttttgctgTTCCTAGAAAACTATGTGGTTTCCTCCCACTGATACTGAGGAATGACTTTGCATTGTCTCACCTGAAGTCTGTATCAAAGTCTATCTTAAAGGCTTTCTCTGACTGGACTctcccagagcagctctgtaaTAAAAGGGGATGTCCCCAGTGTCCTGCCTGAAGGCTGGGCTCTTCCTCCAAAGATGGTGCCAGCAATAGGCCTAAATACTTGCTGTTTCTCCCTGGGTACAAGACCATCATGTGCAGTGACAATGGAGATGGTGAATGGTCACTGAATTACATAGCCACATGTGACTTCCAGATGATGTTATTCAGAAGAATCTGAATTTGCTTCGAGAGCCCAAGGGGATCTTTATGGACCGTGTGGGCGTGGGGTGGCCGGTGGCTGGGCCCCACAAAGTGAGAGATCACAAAAGGTGGAGTCACCAAAGGGAAATTACTAAATCCAGGTATCTGTGTGAATAGAGTTCTAATCTCAGGTATTTACAAGTAAACAAGGACTATGCAGCCCCAGAGGAGAAAGTGAGAACCCAGCAGGTACAGGGAAGGGAGACTGGCAGTAACTTGTGTCATTATTAGTGAAGTACCAGCTGGCCACGCCTAgagacatagaatcatagaatcatagaatggcctgggttgaaaaggaccttaaagatcatctagtttcaatccccctgctctgggcagtgTTATAAATTACTCTTAGTCAGAGAGAATTTGAATTAAGTCAATTAGTTTATTGAGTAAGCGATCAGCAAGCAAAACAGTGCTGGGCGGCCGGGGGAACTCGTGCTCCTCCAAGCGGCGCGCAACTTCCCCCCCCCTTGCAGTCCCCTTTTATCATCAAGCTCTTCCGGGTTCTGTGGCAGCTGCGTCAGTTGTTGCTAGGGGGTCGTC is a genomic window containing:
- the LOC126913625 gene encoding olfactory receptor 14C36-like, with translation MSNSSSISEFLLLAFADKQELQLLHFALFLGIYLAALLGNGLILTAVACDHRLHTAMYFFLLNLALLDLGSISTTLPKAMANSLWDTRAISYSGCAAQVFLVVFFCSAEYFLLTVMSYDHYIAICKPLHYGTLLGSRACAQMAAAAWGSGVLYALLHTATTFSLPLCQGNAVDQFFCEIPQILKLSCSDSYLRELRLLTFSGLVFVGSFVVIALSYMQIFRAVLRIPSEQGQHKAFSTCLPHLAVVSLYISTAMFTYLKPPSISSPALNLVMAVMYSVVPPTLNPLIYSMRNQELKDVIWKVFS